A stretch of the Medicago truncatula cultivar Jemalong A17 chromosome 5, MtrunA17r5.0-ANR, whole genome shotgun sequence genome encodes the following:
- the LOC112422085 gene encoding uncharacterized protein, translating to MTSSRSQMIAGMLGFSAGTFPFSYLKCPIFKGTKINLWTDNWLGNSLLELLQIPLAIHNQLRAIVADIIADGALLLPAAALMGPTAPLLDSLVWLHSSNSKLTSKLALNFLKPAVVNLPWAAVIWKSCIPPAHSFILWCIMHGKIPTDENLRRRGCINVSICSFCLRTDESYEHLFLHCPFAKNIWLWLGGLLHTPFDILSFAALLGSIPQNCSSQIHDIHLAAVIHSLHGIWMARNSLRFTDQTASLHSTKVHILVAISFSGNISTGKCIVSDANILDALLVSPHNRRVSDILMVYWKAPLAPWIKLNTDGSLIGSHAACGGLFRDHRGSLLGAFVCNIGTSTVFYAEVYAFLLALEYAAQNGWRNVWLESDSTIALLVFKNRSLVLVLLHNGWHNVCNQGIQIISSHVFREGNCCAYFLANMGHTTQGNVWLSVLPQTIQTDFFLDRSGFPRSRLP from the coding sequence GTACAAAGATTAATTTATGGACTGACAACTGGCTTGGCAATAGTCTGCTGGAGTTGTTGCAAATTCCGCTCGCAATTCACAATCAACTGCGTGCTATAGTTGCTGACATTATTGCTGATGGGGCCTTGCTGCTCCCTGCAGCAGCGCTGATGGGGCCTACTGCTCCTTTGCTGGATTCCCTTGTCTGGCTCCACTCATCAAACAGTAAATTAACTTCGAAACTTGCTCTCAATTTTCTGAAACCTGCTGTTGTTAATTTACCATGGGCTGCTGTAATTTGGAAATCTTGCATCCCTCCTGCGCATTCATTTATTCTTTGGTGCATTATGCATGGGAAAATTCCCACGGATGAAAACCTTCGTCGTCGTGGATGTATTAATGTTTCGATTTGCAGCTTCTGTTTACGCACGGATGAATCCTACGAACATTTGTTTCTTCATTGTCCCTTTGCAAAGAATATTTGGTTATGGCTGGGCGGTCTCCTTCATACCCCTTTTGACATACTATCTTTTGCGGCCCTGCTTGGTTCTATTCCGCAAAATTGTTCTTCCCAAATTCATGACATCCATTTGGCTGCGGTAATTCACTCTCTTCATGGTATTTGGATGGCGCGGAATTCTTTGCGTTTCACTGACCAAACAGCCTCTTTACACTCGACAAAGGTTCATATTCTGGTGGCTATTAGCTTTAGTGGCAATATTTCGACTGGTAAATGTATTGTTTCAGATGCAAATATTCTAGATGCTTTATTGGTCTCTCCCCACAATCGTCGTGTTAGCGATATTTTGATGGTGTATTGGAAGGCCCCCTTGGCCCCTTGGATAAAATTGAACACAGATGGCTCTCTAATTGGTTCTCATGCAGCTTGTGGGGGCCTGTTCCGTGACCACCGAGGCTCCCTTTTAGGCGCCTTTGTCTGTAATATTGGCACATCTACTGTTTTTTATGCTGAGGTATACGCTTTTCTTCTTGCTTTGGAGTATGCAGCTCAGAACGGTTGGAGGAATGTCTGGTTAGAGAGTGATTCGACGATTGCTCTTTTGGTCTTTAAAAACCGGTCGCTTGTTCTGGTTTTACTCCATAATGGCTGGCATAATGTTTGCAACCAAGGAATTCAAATTATCTCATCTCACGTCTTTAGGGAAGGGAACTGTTGTGCATATTTTCTGGCTAATATGGGACACACGACCCAAGGCAACGTTTGGTTATCGGTGTTGCCTCAGACTATTCAGACTGACTTCTTCTTGGACCGGAGTGGGTTCCCTCGTTCTAGGCTCCCGTAG